The following coding sequences lie in one Arabidopsis thaliana chromosome 3, partial sequence genomic window:
- the ACA11 gene encoding autoinhibited Ca2+-ATPase 11 (autoinhibited Ca2+-ATPase 11 (ACA11); FUNCTIONS IN: calcium-transporting ATPase activity, calmodulin binding; INVOLVED IN: defense response to bacterium, negative regulation of programmed cell death, anion homeostasis; LOCATED IN: plant-type vacuole membrane, chloroplast, plasma membrane, vacuole; EXPRESSED IN: 26 plant structures; EXPRESSED DURING: 15 growth stages; CONTAINS InterPro DOMAIN/s: ATPase, P-type, ATPase-associated domain (InterPro:IPR008250), ATPase, P-type, calcium-transporting, PMCA-type (InterPro:IPR006408), ATPase, P-type, H+ transporting proton pump (InterPro:IPR000695), ATPase, P-type cation-transporter, N-terminal (InterPro:IPR004014), Haloacid dehalogenase-like hydrolase (InterPro:IPR005834), ATPase, P-type, K/Mg/Cd/Cu/Zn/Na/Ca/Na/H-transporter (InterPro:IPR001757), ATPase, P-type phosphorylation site (InterPro:IPR018303), ATPase, P-type cation-transporter, C-terminal (InterPro:IPR006068); BEST Arabidopsis thaliana protein match is: autoinhibited Ca(2+)-ATPase, isoform 4 (TAIR:AT2G41560.1); Has 45492 Blast hits to 34566 proteins in 3220 species: Archae - 840; Bacteria - 31068; Metazoa - 4067; Fungi - 2704; Plants - 2054; Viruses - 3; Other Eukaryotes - 4756 (source: NCBI BLink).) yields MSNLLKDFEVASKNPSLEARQRWRSSVGLVKNRARRFRMISNLDKLAENEKKRCQIQEKIRVVFYVQKAAFQFIDAGARPEYKLTDEVKKAGFYVEADELASMVRNHDTKSLTKIGGPEGIAQKVSVSLAEGVRSSELHIREKIYGENRYTEKPARSFLTFVWEALQDITLIILMVCAVVSIGVGVATEGFPKGMYDGTGILLSIILVVMVTAISDYKQSLQFRDLDREKKKIIIQVTRDGSRQEVSIHDLVVGDVVHLSIGDQVPADGIFISGYNLEIDESSLSGESEPSHVNKEKPFLLSGTKVQNGSAKMLVTTVGMRTEWGKLMDTLSEGGEDETPLQVKLNGVATIIGKIGLGFAVLTFVVLCIRFVVEKATAGSITEWSSEDALTLLDYFAIAVTIIVVAVPEGLPLAVTLSLAFAMKQLMSDRALVRHLAACETMGSSTCICTDKTGTLTTNHMVVNKVWICENIKERQEENFQLNLSEQVKNILIQAIFQNTGSEVVKDKEGKTQILGSPTERAILEFGLLLGGDVDTQRREHKILKIEPFNSDKKKMSVLTSHSGGKVRAFCKGASEIVLKMCEKVVDSNGESVPLSEEKIASISDVIEGFASEALRTLCLVYTDLDEAPRGDLPNGGYTLVAVVGIKDPVRPGVREAVQTCQAAGITVRMVTGDNISTAKAIAKECGILTAGGVAIEGSDFRNLPPHEMRAILPKIQVMARSLPLDKHTLVNNLRKMGEVVAVTGDGTNDAPALHEADIGLAMGIAGTEVAKENADVIIMDDNFATIVNVAKWGRAVYINIQKFVQFQLTVNVVALIINFVSACITGSAPLTAVQLLWVNMIMDTLGALALATEPPNEGLMKRQPIGRTASFITRAMWRNIIGQSIYQLIVLGILNFAGKQILNLNGPDSTIVLNTIIFNSFVFCQVFNEVNSREIEKINVFEGMFKSWVFVAVMTATVGFQVIIVEFLGAFASTVPLSWQHWLLCILIGSVSMILAVGLKCIPVESNRHHDGYELLPSGPSDSA; encoded by the exons ATGTCTAATCTACTAAAGGATTTCGAGGTCGCATCTAAGAATCCGTCGCTGGAAGCTCGTCAACGATGGCGATCCTCCGTGGGACTCGTAAAAAATCGGGCTCGTCGTTTCCGTATGATCAGTAATCTCGACAAACTCGctgagaatgagaagaagagatgccAGATCCAG GAAAAGATAAGGGTTGTCTTCTATGTTCAAAAGGCAGCTTTTCAGTTTATTGATG CTGGTGCCCGCCCTGAATATAAACTCACTGATGAGGTCAAAAAAGCAGGATTTTATGTCGAAGCAGATGAGCTTGCTTCTATGGTTCGCAATCATGACACAAAGAGCCTTACAAAAATCGGAGGACCTGAAGGAATCGCTCAGAAAGTATCTGTATCTCTCGCTGAAGGTGTACGTTCGAGTGAACTACACATCAGAGAAAAAATCTATGGAGAAAACCGTTATACTGAGAAACCAGCCAGATCATTTTTAACGTTTGTTTGGGAAGCGCTTCAAGACATTACCCTTATCATCCTTATGGTCTGCGCTGTAGTATCAATAGGAGTGGGAGTTGCAACAGAAGGTTTTCCAAAGGGCATGTATGATGGGACGGGGATCTTGCTTAGTATAATCTTGGTGGTCATGGTTACTGCTATCAGTGACTACAAGCAATCTTTGCAGTTCAGAGATTTGGAtcgagagaaaaagaagattattaTTCAAGTCACCAGGGATGGCAGCAGACAAGAGGTCTCCATCCATGACTTGGTTGTTGGAGATGTGGTCCATTTATCTATTGGGGATCAAGTTCCAGCTGATGGGATTTTTATATCCGGATACAATCTGGAGATAGACGAGTCAAGCTTATCGGGCGAGAGTGAACCATCACATGTGAATAAAGAGAAGCCGTTTCTGCTTTCAGGAACCAAAGTCCAAAACGGCTCTGCAAAAATGCTGGTGACAACCGTTGGTATGAGGACTGAGTGGGGAAAGTTGATGGATACTCTGAGTGAGGGTGGAGAGGATGAGACCCCTCTGCAGGTGAAACTAAATGGTGTTGCAACAATCATAGGTAAGATTGGTTTAGGCTTTGCAGTGCTTACGTTTGTGGTGTTGTGCATAAGGTTCGTTGTGGAGAAAGCCACGGCTGGTAGCATCACTGAGTGGTCTTCTGAAGATGCACTAACATTGCTTGACTACTTTGCAATTGCTGTTACCATTATAGTCGTTGCTGTACCTGAAGGGTTACCTTTGGCTGTGACCTTAAGTCTAGCATTTGCTATGAAGCAATTAATGAGTGATAGGGCACTTGTAAGGCATCTGGCTGCATGTGAGACGATGGGTTCTTCTACCTGCATCTGCACGGATAAAACAGGGACCTTAACCACTAACCACATGGTAGTCAACAAAGTTTGGATATGTGAAAATATCAAAGAGAGGCAAGAGGAAAACTTCCAGTTGAACCTATCCGAACAAGTTAAGAATATCCTTATACAGGCCATATTTCAGAACACTGGTTCTGAAGTTGTTAAGGATAAGGAAGGAAAAACTCAGATCCTGGGTTCACCTACAGAAAGGGCGATACTGGAATTTGGTTTGCTTTTGGGTGGTGACGTTGACACGCAACGCCGAGAACATAAGATACTCAAGATCGAGCCATTCAACTcagacaagaagaaaatgtctGTTCTTACATCTCATTCAGGTGGTAAAGTACGTGCTTTCTGCAAAGGTGCATCTGAAATAGTCTTGAAAATGTGTGAGAAGGTTGTGGATTCAAACGGAGAATCTGTTCCTTTATCTGAAGAAAAGATTGCAAGTATCTCTGATGTCATAGAGGGATTTGCTTCAGAGGCTCTTAGGACTCTCTGCTTAGTTTACACGGATCTTGATGAAGCTCCCAGAGGGGATCTTCCTAATGGTGGCTACACATTGGTAGCAGTTGTTGGAATCAAGGACCCGGTTCGGCCTGGTGTTAGGGAAGCCGTTCAGACTTGTCAAGCTGCTGGAATCACTGTTCGTATGGTCACTGGTGATAACATTAGCACTGCCAAAGCGATTGCAAAGGAATGTGGTATACTTACAGCAGGAGGTGTAGCTATAGAAGGTTCAGACTTCCGTAATTTGCCTCCACATGAAATGAGGGCCATTCTACCGAAAATCCAG GTGATGGCTCGGTCTTTGCCATTGGACAAACATACATTAGTCAACAACTTGAGGAAAATGGGAGAGGTAGTTGCAGTGACTGGGGATGGAACAAATGATGCTCCTGCATTGCATGAGGCTGACATTGGACTTGCCATGGGAATAGCTGGAACAGAG GTTGCGAAAGAGAATGCTGATGTTATCATAATGGACGACAACTTTGCAACAATAGTGAATGTGGCAAAATGGGGACGTGCTGTGTATATCAACATCCAGAAGTTTGTTCAGTTCCAGCTAACTGTTAATGTTGTTGCTCTGATCATCAACTTTGTCTCTGCTTGCATCACTG GATCTGCGCCACTCACCGCAGTGCAACTGCTTTGGGTGAACATGATCATGGACACACTTGGTGCATTGGCTCTAGCGACCGAACCTCCCAACGAAGGTTTAATGAAACGCCAACCAATCGGTAGAACAGCAAGCTTCATCACCAGAGCTATGTGGAGAAACATCATTGGTCAAAGCATTTATCAGTTAATCGTTCTCGGCATCCTCAACTTTGCTGGCAAACAAATACTCAACCTTAATGGCCCAGATTCAACAATTGTTCTCAACACAATTATCTTCAACTCTTTCGTCTTTTGCCAG GTGTTTAATGAAGTAAACAgcagagagatagagaagataAATGTGTTCGAAGGAATGTTCAAGAGTTGGGTGTTTGTTGCTGTAATGACTGCAACAGTTGGATTCCAAGTGATCATTGTTGAGTTCCTTGGAGCATTTGCAAGCACTGTTCCTTTGAGCTGGCAACATTGGCTACTCTGCATTTTGATTGGTTCCGTAAGCATGATTCTAGCCGTTGGTCTTAAATGCATACCGGTTGAGTCTAACCGTCATCACGATGGCTATGAGCTGCTTCCTTCTGGTCCATCTGACTCTGCCTAA
- a CDS encoding threonine-tRNA ligase 2 (unknown protein; FUNCTIONS IN: molecular_function unknown; INVOLVED IN: biological_process unknown; LOCATED IN: cellular_component unknown; EXPRESSED IN: 22 plant structures; EXPRESSED DURING: 13 growth stages; Has 17 Blast hits to 17 proteins in 7 species: Archae - 0; Bacteria - 0; Metazoa - 0; Fungi - 0; Plants - 17; Viruses - 0; Other Eukaryotes - 0 (source: NCBI BLink).), translating into MEDHHHLPENLKPFFHRATEAQERLAKLEAALASTKTDIPDAKLVEENKQLQSKLEEANATVKQEQTKPYAMMAREARSNFSFMVKRFFSSNGFILQSLCIFFCDQTHKNLFSATGSICLFSPFDFETKSLISK; encoded by the exons ATGgaggatcatcatcatcttcccgAGAATTTGAAACCCTTCTTTCACAGAGCCACTGAAGCTCAG GAGCGATTGGCTAAGCTTGAAGCTGCTCTTGCGTCGACCAAGacag ACATTCCGGATGCTAAACTTGTGGaggaaaacaaacaacttCAGTCAAAGCTCGAAGAAGCTAACGCCACTGTGAAGCAAGAACAGACTAAG CCATACGCAATGATGGCTCGAGAAGCAAGGTCTAATTTCAGCTTCATGGTAAAGAGGTTCTTTAGCAGCAATGGTTTCATCCTTCAATCTCTCTGCATATTCTTTTGTGACCAAACTCATAAGAACCTCTTTTCAGCTACAGGGAGCATTTGCCTTTTTTCCCCTTTCgattttgaaaccaaaagTCTCATAAGCAAATGA
- the ACA11 gene encoding autoinhibited Ca2+-ATPase 11: MDEKIRVVFYVQKAAFQFIDAGARPEYKLTDEVKKAGFYVEADELASMVRNHDTKSLTKIGGPEGIAQKVSVSLAEGVRSSELHIREKIYGENRYTEKPARSFLTFVWEALQDITLIILMVCAVVSIGVGVATEGFPKGMYDGTGILLSIILVVMVTAISDYKQSLQFRDLDREKKKIIIQVTRDGSRQEVSIHDLVVGDVVHLSIGDQVPADGIFISGYNLEIDESSLSGESEPSHVNKEKPFLLSGTKVQNGSAKMLVTTVGMRTEWGKLMDTLSEGGEDETPLQVKLNGVATIIGKIGLGFAVLTFVVLCIRFVVEKATAGSITEWSSEDALTLLDYFAIAVTIIVVAVPEGLPLAVTLSLAFAMKQLMSDRALVRHLAACETMGSSTCICTDKTGTLTTNHMVVNKVWICENIKERQEENFQLNLSEQVKNILIQAIFQNTGSEVVKDKEGKTQILGSPTERAILEFGLLLGGDVDTQRREHKILKIEPFNSDKKKMSVLTSHSGGKVRAFCKGASEIVLKMCEKVVDSNGESVPLSEEKIASISDVIEGFASEALRTLCLVYTDLDEAPRGDLPNGGYTLVAVVGIKDPVRPGVREAVQTCQAAGITVRMVTGDNISTAKAIAKECGILTAGGVAIEGSDFRNLPPHEMRAILPKIQVMARSLPLDKHTLVNNLRKMGEVVAVTGDGTNDAPALHEADIGLAMGIAGTEVAKENADVIIMDDNFATIVNVAKWGRAVYINIQKFVQFQLTVNVVALIINFVSACITGSAPLTAVQLLWVNMIMDTLGALALATEPPNEGLMKRQPIGRTASFITRAMWRNIIGQSIYQLIVLGILNFAGKQILNLNGPDSTIVLNTIIFNSFVFCQVFNEVNSREIEKINVFEGMFKSWVFVAVMTATVGFQVIIVEFLGAFASTVPLSWQHWLLCILIGSVSMILAVGLKCIPVESNRHHDGYELLPSGPSDSA; the protein is encoded by the exons ATGGAT GAAAAGATAAGGGTTGTCTTCTATGTTCAAAAGGCAGCTTTTCAGTTTATTGATG CTGGTGCCCGCCCTGAATATAAACTCACTGATGAGGTCAAAAAAGCAGGATTTTATGTCGAAGCAGATGAGCTTGCTTCTATGGTTCGCAATCATGACACAAAGAGCCTTACAAAAATCGGAGGACCTGAAGGAATCGCTCAGAAAGTATCTGTATCTCTCGCTGAAGGTGTACGTTCGAGTGAACTACACATCAGAGAAAAAATCTATGGAGAAAACCGTTATACTGAGAAACCAGCCAGATCATTTTTAACGTTTGTTTGGGAAGCGCTTCAAGACATTACCCTTATCATCCTTATGGTCTGCGCTGTAGTATCAATAGGAGTGGGAGTTGCAACAGAAGGTTTTCCAAAGGGCATGTATGATGGGACGGGGATCTTGCTTAGTATAATCTTGGTGGTCATGGTTACTGCTATCAGTGACTACAAGCAATCTTTGCAGTTCAGAGATTTGGAtcgagagaaaaagaagattattaTTCAAGTCACCAGGGATGGCAGCAGACAAGAGGTCTCCATCCATGACTTGGTTGTTGGAGATGTGGTCCATTTATCTATTGGGGATCAAGTTCCAGCTGATGGGATTTTTATATCCGGATACAATCTGGAGATAGACGAGTCAAGCTTATCGGGCGAGAGTGAACCATCACATGTGAATAAAGAGAAGCCGTTTCTGCTTTCAGGAACCAAAGTCCAAAACGGCTCTGCAAAAATGCTGGTGACAACCGTTGGTATGAGGACTGAGTGGGGAAAGTTGATGGATACTCTGAGTGAGGGTGGAGAGGATGAGACCCCTCTGCAGGTGAAACTAAATGGTGTTGCAACAATCATAGGTAAGATTGGTTTAGGCTTTGCAGTGCTTACGTTTGTGGTGTTGTGCATAAGGTTCGTTGTGGAGAAAGCCACGGCTGGTAGCATCACTGAGTGGTCTTCTGAAGATGCACTAACATTGCTTGACTACTTTGCAATTGCTGTTACCATTATAGTCGTTGCTGTACCTGAAGGGTTACCTTTGGCTGTGACCTTAAGTCTAGCATTTGCTATGAAGCAATTAATGAGTGATAGGGCACTTGTAAGGCATCTGGCTGCATGTGAGACGATGGGTTCTTCTACCTGCATCTGCACGGATAAAACAGGGACCTTAACCACTAACCACATGGTAGTCAACAAAGTTTGGATATGTGAAAATATCAAAGAGAGGCAAGAGGAAAACTTCCAGTTGAACCTATCCGAACAAGTTAAGAATATCCTTATACAGGCCATATTTCAGAACACTGGTTCTGAAGTTGTTAAGGATAAGGAAGGAAAAACTCAGATCCTGGGTTCACCTACAGAAAGGGCGATACTGGAATTTGGTTTGCTTTTGGGTGGTGACGTTGACACGCAACGCCGAGAACATAAGATACTCAAGATCGAGCCATTCAACTcagacaagaagaaaatgtctGTTCTTACATCTCATTCAGGTGGTAAAGTACGTGCTTTCTGCAAAGGTGCATCTGAAATAGTCTTGAAAATGTGTGAGAAGGTTGTGGATTCAAACGGAGAATCTGTTCCTTTATCTGAAGAAAAGATTGCAAGTATCTCTGATGTCATAGAGGGATTTGCTTCAGAGGCTCTTAGGACTCTCTGCTTAGTTTACACGGATCTTGATGAAGCTCCCAGAGGGGATCTTCCTAATGGTGGCTACACATTGGTAGCAGTTGTTGGAATCAAGGACCCGGTTCGGCCTGGTGTTAGGGAAGCCGTTCAGACTTGTCAAGCTGCTGGAATCACTGTTCGTATGGTCACTGGTGATAACATTAGCACTGCCAAAGCGATTGCAAAGGAATGTGGTATACTTACAGCAGGAGGTGTAGCTATAGAAGGTTCAGACTTCCGTAATTTGCCTCCACATGAAATGAGGGCCATTCTACCGAAAATCCAG GTGATGGCTCGGTCTTTGCCATTGGACAAACATACATTAGTCAACAACTTGAGGAAAATGGGAGAGGTAGTTGCAGTGACTGGGGATGGAACAAATGATGCTCCTGCATTGCATGAGGCTGACATTGGACTTGCCATGGGAATAGCTGGAACAGAG GTTGCGAAAGAGAATGCTGATGTTATCATAATGGACGACAACTTTGCAACAATAGTGAATGTGGCAAAATGGGGACGTGCTGTGTATATCAACATCCAGAAGTTTGTTCAGTTCCAGCTAACTGTTAATGTTGTTGCTCTGATCATCAACTTTGTCTCTGCTTGCATCACTG GATCTGCGCCACTCACCGCAGTGCAACTGCTTTGGGTGAACATGATCATGGACACACTTGGTGCATTGGCTCTAGCGACCGAACCTCCCAACGAAGGTTTAATGAAACGCCAACCAATCGGTAGAACAGCAAGCTTCATCACCAGAGCTATGTGGAGAAACATCATTGGTCAAAGCATTTATCAGTTAATCGTTCTCGGCATCCTCAACTTTGCTGGCAAACAAATACTCAACCTTAATGGCCCAGATTCAACAATTGTTCTCAACACAATTATCTTCAACTCTTTCGTCTTTTGCCAG GTGTTTAATGAAGTAAACAgcagagagatagagaagataAATGTGTTCGAAGGAATGTTCAAGAGTTGGGTGTTTGTTGCTGTAATGACTGCAACAGTTGGATTCCAAGTGATCATTGTTGAGTTCCTTGGAGCATTTGCAAGCACTGTTCCTTTGAGCTGGCAACATTGGCTACTCTGCATTTTGATTGGTTCCGTAAGCATGATTCTAGCCGTTGGTCTTAAATGCATACCGGTTGAGTCTAACCGTCATCACGATGGCTATGAGCTGCTTCCTTCTGGTCCATCTGACTCTGCCTAA
- a CDS encoding threonine-tRNA ligase 2 (unknown protein; Has 30 Blast hits to 30 proteins in 13 species: Archae - 0; Bacteria - 0; Metazoa - 2; Fungi - 0; Plants - 28; Viruses - 0; Other Eukaryotes - 0 (source: NCBI BLink).): MEDHHHLPENLKPFFHRATEAQERLAKLEAALASTKTDIPDAKLVEENKQLQSKLEEANATVKQEQTKVKDLTIENAKHKYRILHLVRALKDADQKLERLSK; the protein is encoded by the exons ATGgaggatcatcatcatcttcccgAGAATTTGAAACCCTTCTTTCACAGAGCCACTGAAGCTCAG GAGCGATTGGCTAAGCTTGAAGCTGCTCTTGCGTCGACCAAGacag ACATTCCGGATGCTAAACTTGTGGaggaaaacaaacaacttCAGTCAAAGCTCGAAGAAGCTAACGCCACTGTGAAGCAAGAACAGACTAAG GTGAAGGACTTGACCATTGAAAACGCCAAGCATAAGTACCGTATATTGCATCTTGTGCGGGCTCTAAAGGATGCTGATCAGAAGCTTGAGAGGCTCTCTAAATGA
- a CDS encoding Bifunctional inhibitor/lipid-transfer protein/seed storage 2S albumin superfamily protein (Bifunctional inhibitor/lipid-transfer protein/seed storage 2S albumin superfamily protein; FUNCTIONS IN: lipid binding; INVOLVED IN: lipid transport; LOCATED IN: endomembrane system; CONTAINS InterPro DOMAIN/s: Bifunctional inhibitor/plant lipid transfer protein/seed storage (InterPro:IPR016140), Plant lipid transfer protein/seed storage/trypsin-alpha amylase inhibitor (InterPro:IPR003612), Plant lipid transfer protein/hydrophobic protein, helical domain (InterPro:IPR013770); BEST Arabidopsis thaliana protein match is: Bifunctional inhibitor/lipid-transfer protein/seed storage 2S albumin superfamily protein (TAIR:AT1G43667.1); Has 285 Blast hits to 285 proteins in 30 species: Archae - 0; Bacteria - 0; Metazoa - 0; Fungi - 0; Plants - 285; Viruses - 0; Other Eukaryotes - 0 (source: NCBI BLink).) codes for MKFTKLLFVASVMIVMSPLAPTRATVVGGWGIEEKAACIVTNLMSCLPAILKGSQPPAYCCEMLKEQQSCLCGYIKSPTFGHYVIPQNAHKLLAACGILYPKC; via the coding sequence ATGAAGTTCACGAAATTATTATTCGTGGCATCTGTTATGATCGTCATGTCACCTCTGGCTCCAACCAGAGCAACTGTGGTTGGAGGTTGGGGTATAGAGGAGAAAGCGGCATGCATCGTGACAAACCTCATGTCATGCCTGCCGGCGATACTCAAAGGAAGTCAGCCACCGGCATATTGTTGCGAGATGCTGAAAGAGCAGCAGTCTTGTCTTTGTGGTTACATAAAGTCTCCAACGTTTGGTCACTATGTCATCCCTCAAAATGCTCACAAACTTCTAGCGGCTTGTGGTATTCTTTACCCTAAATGTTGA
- a CDS encoding DnaJ heat shock amino-terminal domain protein (DUF1977) (FUNCTIONS IN: unfolded protein binding, heat shock protein binding; INVOLVED IN: protein folding; LOCATED IN: plasma membrane; EXPRESSED IN: 23 plant structures; EXPRESSED DURING: 15 growth stages; CONTAINS InterPro DOMAIN/s: Molecular chaperone, heat shock protein, Hsp40, DnaJ (InterPro:IPR015609), Protein of unknown function DUF1977, DnaJ-like (InterPro:IPR015399), Heat shock protein DnaJ, N-terminal (InterPro:IPR001623), Heat shock protein DnaJ (InterPro:IPR003095), Heat shock protein DnaJ, conserved site (InterPro:IPR018253); BEST Arabidopsis thaliana protein match is: DNAJ heat shock N-terminal domain-containing protein (TAIR:AT5G05750.1); Has 24356 Blast hits to 24336 proteins in 3323 species: Archae - 190; Bacteria - 9449; Metazoa - 4326; Fungi - 2357; Plants - 2505; Viruses - 22; Other Eukaryotes - 5507 (source: NCBI BLink).): MDGNKDDALKCLKICKSAMEAGDRPRALKFLAKARRLDPNLPIDDLVSELNNNKSDEPGSAKSPGSAAAKDSSNSSDRPSLRQRGSSTTSSSSSMSYTEEQISIVRKIKSKKDYYEILGLESNCSVDDVRKAYRKLSLKVHPDKNQAPGSEEAFKSVSKAFQCLSNDEARKKYDVSGSDEPIYQPRRSARSNGFNGGYYYEDEFDPNEIFRSFFGGGGFGGGGMPPATAQFRSFNFGATRQRTANNNQAPDAGFNARILLQLLPVVFILLLNFMPSSQPVYQLSATYPYQYKFTTQKGVNYFVKSSKFEQDYPRDSNDRHTLEEQVERDYVSILSQNCRYEMQRKQWGFVRETPHCDMMRRFDTAAA; the protein is encoded by the coding sequence ATGGATGGAAACAAAGACGATGCGTTGAAGTGCTTGAAAATCTGCAAAAGTGCTATGGAAGCTGGAGATCGACCTCGCGCTTTGAAATTCCTGGCTAAAGCTCGTCGTCTTGATCCAAATCTCCCGATCGATGATCTCGTATCTGAgcttaacaacaacaaatcagaCGAACCAGGATCTGCAAAATCGCCTGGATCTGCAGCAGCAAAGGATTCTTCCAATTCTTCAGATCGGCCTTCTTTACGTCAACGTGGATCGTCAACAAcgtcatcgtcttcttcgatGTCCTACACTGAAGAACAGATCTCAATCGTGAGAAagataaaatctaaaaaggATTATTACGAGATCTTAGGTCTTGAATCCAACTGTTCAGTGGATGATGTGAGAAAAGCTTACCGGAAACTCTCATTGAAAGTTCATCCAGATAAGAATCAAGCTCCTGGTTCAGAAGAAGCTTTCAAATCCGTCTCCAAGGCATTTCAATGCTTGAGCAATGACGAAGCTAGGAAAAAATACGATGTAAGTGGCTCCGATGAACCAATCTATCAACCACGTCGATCTGCTAGAAGTAATGGATTCAATGGTGGATACTATTACGAAGACGAATTCGATCCCAACGAGATTTTCCGAAGCTTCTTCGGTGGAGGAGGATTCGGTGGTGGAGGAATGCCTCCTGCGACTGCTCAATTCCGATCATTTAATTTCGGAGCTACTCGTCAGAGAACAGCTAATAACAATCAAGCACCTGATGCAGGTTTCAATGCTCGTATACTTCTCCAGCTTCTTCCTGTTGTCTTCATACTTCTGCTCAACTTCATGCCTTCTTCTCAACCAGTTTACCAACTCTCTGCAACTTATCCTTACCAGTACAAGTTCACTACACAGAAAGGTGTCAATTACTTTGTGAAATCGTCTAAATTCGAGCAGGATTATCCACGAGATAGCAACGATCGACACACGCTGGAAGAACAAGTTGAGAGAGATTATGTGTCTATACTTAGTCAGAATTGTAGGTATGAGATGCAGAGGAAACAATGGGGATTTGTTCGTGAAACGCCTCATTGTGACATGATGAGGAGATTTGATACAGCTGCTGCTTGA